GTTCTGATATTGAGATAAACGCACTTCAAAGAGGGTCGACTGTTATCCTGCAAAAGTCCTTGAGAGAAGGTTTTGGGCTTACGGTTGCCGAGGCTCTCTGGAAAGCTAAGCCGGTTATTGCGTCTGCAGTTGGTGGCATTCCGCTTCAAATAACCCATAAATTTTCAGGAATTTTAACATTAACGGTCGAGGGGACAGCCTACTGGATAAAGCAGTTAATCCAGGCGCCTGAGTTTGCATACAACCTTGGAAGAAACGGAAGAGAACATATAAAGAATAATTTCCTTATCACAAGACACCTTAGAGACTATATGCTCACTTTCTTATCAATGATGAACAAAGGAGAAGTAGTTAAACTGTAAGTTAATCACTTAAATAAATCAATTTTTAAAATTTTGTTTATTTTTCATTCCTAATATAATTTGTTAGATAGATAGGAGGCTTTATGCTTAAATTTGAAAACATTAGCGATGTTGAAAAGTTCATACAGAAGAATGAGGTAAAACAGATTGACATTAAGTTTACTAATCTTTTCGGTGGGCTTCATCACATTACAATTCCCTCGAGTACCTTAAAAAAGGCAGTAAGCGAAGGTATAGGGGTAGACGGATCTTCAATCCCTGGATTTGCAAAAGCCGAGAAAAGCGATGTTGCGCTATTTCCGGATTTAGAAACAGGGTTTATTGACCCATTTTTTGATGTTAAAACCTTGTCTTTCTTTGGTAGCATTTATCTTCCTGATGGTGCCCCGCATCCATTTGATTCTAGATATATTGCAATGAAGGCCGAGAATTTTCTAAAAGAAAAGCCGTATGCAGATAAAAGCATGTGGGGACCAGAATTTGAGTTTTATGTTTTTGATAGGGTTAGATGCAAGAATGCAGAGAATATAGCTTACTATGAAATAGAATCAGAAGAGGCGGGTTTCTATACACAGGATAACCCATTTGATTGGAACTATGAAATAAGAAAGGCGAAGGGTTATCATGCGATCCCTCCCAAAGATCGCCTTTATAACTTCAGGTCAGAACTCGCTATGATATTTGAAAATGCAGGTATAAGTGTTCGATATCATCACCATGAAAACGGAAGTGCAGGACAGATGGAGATCGAGGTCCAATTAAAAGGACTTCTTGAAAGCGGTGACCAGGGACAGTTAGCAAAATATTTTATTAAAATGCTTGCGTTTGAAAATGGTT
The window above is part of the Caldisericum sp. genome. Proteins encoded here:
- the glnA gene encoding type I glutamate--ammonia ligase — encoded protein: MLKFENISDVEKFIQKNEVKQIDIKFTNLFGGLHHITIPSSTLKKAVSEGIGVDGSSIPGFAKAEKSDVALFPDLETGFIDPFFDVKTLSFFGSIYLPDGAPHPFDSRYIAMKAENFLKEKPYADKSMWGPEFEFYVFDRVRCKNAENIAYYEIESEEAGFYTQDNPFDWNYEIRKAKGYHAIPPKDRLYNFRSELAMIFENAGISVRYHHHENGSAGQMEIEVQLKGLLESGDQGQLAKYFIKMLAFENGFVATFMPKPLYNEAGSGMHFHQVLLKDGLNAFFENESKGFELTETALSYIAGLLIHSPSLLAITNPSTNSYKRLFSGFEAPNRAFFSFSNRKASIRIPVYVKDPLEKRIEFRPPDATGNVYLSMSAMLLAGIDGIENSLNLKAKNLDSEDSAIMLPKNLEEALTNLSSDNKYLTNNGIFDRRFVNVWIESKLKDANEVNARPHPYEVELYLDC